A region of Colletotrichum higginsianum IMI 349063 chromosome 10, whole genome shotgun sequence DNA encodes the following proteins:
- a CDS encoding Cytochrome P450, whose translation MTDGQGSVPCMFSTLFSKPHSLRKRMVSNVYSKTFIQASPAAKSQSRAILFDRLLPLLSASASLDPLGGAGIDVFSTFLATTMDFITAYIFGLRNATDFLRDKAYRDHWLQLYLARANHGFWPQELPRLTALCARVSGGRWKPYPAWVDTANAEIAAWNRKLCERADESIHGKVKISSLAAGVVLKQDGHEDPADTPIVFSALGAGIERERLANGEASLLYPTAIFQKDLFMASEVMDQVLAGQETAGIAMTYLAWHLSKSSTLQHALRQELLTLSPTLVIPSGASASLPPFLPEPKEIDALPLLHAIIMETLRLHAPIPGPEPRRTPHYPPCRLDGLQIPGGVRVAALGYALHRNADVFPKPEMWDHTRWLENPEIDKQQRRQMMRYFWAFGSGGRMCIGSNFAMNEMKVIAAAIWTNFTTHIVDDTNVEQDDTYTSRPIAERLILRFERV comes from the exons ATGACTGACGGCCAAGGGAGCGTTCCGTGCATGTTCTCAACCCTCTTCTCCAAACCTCACTCCCTCCGCAAACGCATGGTCTCGAACGTCTACTCCAAAACCTTCATCCAAGCCTCTCCGGCAGCCAAGTCCCAGTCCCGCGCCATCCTCTTCGACCGCTTGCTGCCCCTCctctcggcatcggcgtccCTTGACCCCCTGGGAGGTGCTGGCATTGATGTCTTCTCTACCTTCCTTGCCACCACAATGGACTTCATCACGGCCTACATTTTCGGCCTTCGCAACGCCACGGACTTCCTCCGTGACAAGGCCTACCGGGACCACTGGCTCCAGCTGTACCTGGCCCGCGCGAACCACGGCTTCTGGCCCCAAGAGCTGCCGCGTTTGACCGCGCTCTGTGCCAGGGTGTCCGGGGGCAGATGGAAGCCGTACCCGGCGTGGGTCGACACAGCCaacgccgagatcgccgcgTGGAACAGAAAGCTGTGCGAGAGGGCGGACGAATCTATCCACGGAAAAGTCAAGATTTCCTCCCTGGCCGCGGGCGTTGTTCTCAAACAAGACGGGCATGAAGACCCCGCGGACACACCCATCGTGTTCAGTGCCCTAGGGGCCGGCATCGAAAGGGAACGCCTCGCAAACGGCGAGGCCTCCCTCCTCTACCCAACTGCGATCTTCCAGAAAGATCTGTTCATGGCCTCTGAGGTAATGGATCAGGTCCTCGCAGGCCAAGAAACTGCCGGAATCGCCATGACATACCTCGCCTGGCACCTCTCTAAATCATCCACCCTCCAACACGCTCTCCGTCAGGAGCTCCTTACACTCTCCCCGACCCTGGTAATTCCCTCGGGTGCATCCGCATCCCTTCCGCCGTTTCTCCCCGAGCCAAAAGAGATCGACGctctgcccctcctccatgCCATCATCATGGAGACCCTCCGCTTGCACGCTCCGATCCCCGGTCCGGAACCACGACGGACCCCACACTACCCTCCGTGCCGCCTCGATGGGCTCCAGATTCCCGGCGGCGTCCGCGTCGCCGCGCTGGGCTACGCGCTGCACCGCAATGCCGATGTGTTTCCAAAGCCGGAGATGTGGGATCACACGCGCTGGCTCGAGAACCCGGAGATCGACAAGCAGCAGCGCAGGCAGATGATGCGATATTTTTGGGCGTTTGGCAGCGGCGGGAGGATGTGCATCGGATCCAACTTTGCTATGAACG AAATGAAAGTCATTGCTGCGGCAATCTGGACAAACTTCACCACGCACATCGTGGACGACACGAACGTTGAACAAGACGACACCTATACGTCGAGACCAATTGCCGAGCGCTTGATTCTCAGGTTCGAACGTGTATAG
- a CDS encoding F-box domain protein yields MFDQLPDDIVLEIVSHLRTARDVARLASSCKHLHSLLSEDGWRTFVRTCFPLLSLPLSKAPRWDVLANNLTSQARAWDTKAFQPVAYMDNHRRDGNYFTGYTNAGRPFHPVIDARLAFDNSWEVAAWGAGEDVVGRFRPLNSGGRGDSDAWFRMEGKTKGYEAGVGDVTAIRLVEPDGKLSLLVGRANGDLQLVSAAPGSAGSTLANYKIPAPTGGLEATTWTSIGSIDTLPNQSSVIAGNRATISMFSLNITEENGNGTIPLDSQTFEVPGQGGRTQFIHSARALNNDTVVCSLSGDVNPIRYLTVTPSGFTPSLASKNPSLLASRGIDPDKKQTVRAIHPVNPGPAGHSNLLLSAWDDGTIRLLDVRTPSPYDVLYRDMYQPFETHSSLLAYGSDRFVAGSNELEALKVFDFRWSKSYHYSTALPCWSGTPFPDPLRGTSSRPLSMRGVGCDHVRGRDCVWHEHSRRDYYRPNYRFHVMPFRDAARSSTSRIFSLAKASDVSESFYVGLAGAVAEFSTAPGILEQRGGQQEDVVAPGVASAAEKRGWTARASQFSFAETGDGLLTPGVSMSTFMPRLVQRFGDEVGAPQYQKWWAKTPPKTAAWHRWNESFWRPTHFTF; encoded by the coding sequence ATGTTTGATCAGCTTCCAGACGATATCGTCTTGGAGATCGTCTCCCACTTGAGAACCGCCCGCGATGTAGCCCGCCTCGCGTCGTCGTGTAAACACCTCCACTCCCTCCTCAGCGAGGACGGCTGGCGAACCTTCGTCCGGACCTGCTTCCCCCTCCTGTCCCTCCCATTGAGCAAGGCCCCGAGATGGGATGTACTGGCAAACAACCTCACCAGCCAGGCGCGGGCCTGGGACACAAAGGCCTTCCAGCCTGTTGCCTACATGGACAACCACCGCCGGGACGGCAACTACTTCACCGGCTACACCAATGCCGGCCGCCCCTTTCACcccgtcatcgacgcccGCCTTGCCTTCGACAATAGCTGGGAGGTCGCAGCGTGGGGCGctggcgaggacgtcgtcggccggtTCAGGCCGCTCAACAgcggcggtcgaggagacTCCGACGCCTGGTTCCGCATGGAGGGGAAGACCAAGGGCTACGAGGCGGGAGTGGGCGACGTCACGGCCATCCGCCTCGTTGAGCCCGACGGAAAGCTGAGTCTTCTCGTTGGCAGGGCCAATGGCGATCTGCAGCTCGTCTCGGCGGCCCCGGGCAGCGCCGGCAGCACCCTCGCGAACTATAAAATCCCCGCGCCCACGGGGGGCCTTGAAGCGACGACGTGGACCTCCATCGGCTCCATAGACACTCTGCCCAACCAGTCGTCGGTAATAGCTGGCAACCGTGCCACCATCAGCATGTTCTCTCTGAATATCACCGAAGAAAACGGCAATGGCACCATCCCACTGGATTCGCAGACTTTTGAAGTCCCCGGGCAGGGAGGGAGAACGCAGTTCATCCACTCGGCCAGGGCCCTCAACAACGACACCGTCGTCTGCTCGCTCTCTGGCGATGTCAACCCGATCCGCTACCTCACCGTCACCCCTTCGGGCTTCACCCCCTCGCTCGCATCAAAGAACCCAtccctcctcgcctcccGCGGCATCGACCCGGACAAGAAGCAGACCGTCCGCGCGATCCACCCCGTCAACCCGGGCCCCGCGGGCCACTCCAACCTCCTCTTGAGCGCCTGggacgacggcaccatccgcctcctcgacgtccgcACGCCGTCCCCCTACGACGTGCTCTATCGCGACATGTACCAGCCCTTCGAGACTCACTCGTCCCTGCTGGCGTACGGCTCGGACCGCTTCGTCGCGGGCAGCaacgagctcgaggccctcaAGGTCTTTGACTTCCGCTGGAGCAAGTCGTACCACTACTCTACCGCGCTGCCGTGTTGGTCCGGCACGCCGTTCCCGGACCCTCTGCGGGGAACGAGCAGCCGCCCGCTGAGCATGCGTGGCGTCGGGTGCGACCACGTGAGGGGCCGGGACTGCGTGTGGCACGAGCACTCGCGCAGGGACTATTACCGCCCCAATTACCGGTTCCACGTAATGCCGTTCCGGGACGCGGCGCGGTCATCGACGAGCCGGATTTTCTCGCTGGCCAAGGCGTCAGACGTGTCAGAGTCATTCTACGTCGGGCTCGCGGGGGCTGTGGCCGAGTTTTCCACAGCGCCCGGCATCTTGGAGCAGCGAGgagggcagcaggaggacgtcgtcgctCCGGGGGTGGCCTCGGCAGCGGAGAAGAGGGGGTGGACAGCGAGGGCTTCGCAGTTTAGTTTTGCCGAGACAGGCGACGGGCTGTTAACCCCGGGCGTGTCGATGAGTACCTTCATGCCGAGGCTGGTGCAGCGGTTCGGTGACGAGGTGGGCGCGCCGCAGTATCAGAAGTGGTGGGCCAAGACGCCGCccaagacggcggcgtggcACCGATGGAATGAGAGCTTTTGGCGGCCGACGCACTTTACGTTTTGA
- a CDS encoding Branched-chain-amino-acid aminotransferase produces the protein MMRQFFPRAAGALRAVPKCSPRLAATWQSARLYSVKPEAASVAKPLGLDASKLTIEKTKNPGTLGNPAELVFGRKFTDHMLTIEWNQEQGWLDPKIVPYQNLSLDPATCVFHYAFECFEGMKAYKDKDGKVRLFRPDKNMARLNKSAARIALPTFEPTSLIDLISKFVQLDKHYIPDERGYSLYLRPTMIGTQKTLGVGPPGSALLYVIASPVGPYYPTGFKAVSLEATDYAVRAWPGGVGDKKLGANYAPCIVPQLEAASRGHQQNLWLFGEEEYVTEVGTMNMFAAIKNKETGQKELVTAPLDGTILEGVTRDSVLSLARERLVPEGWMVSERKYTMKELDEAASEGRLIEAFGAGTAAIVSPIRTIAWKGKSINCGLSESEESGEIALRMKGWMEARQYGDEEHEWSYVAA, from the exons ATGATGCGGCAATTTTTCCCCCGCGCCGCTGGCGCCCTTAGAGCTGTACCCAAGTGCTCTCCCAGGTTAGCCGCCACTTGGCAATCGGCAAGACTCTACAGCGTCAAGCCTGAGGCTGCCTCCGTGGCCAAGCCCCTCGGTCTCGACGCCTCAAAACTCACAATCGAGAAGACCAAGAACCCAGGAACTTTGGGCAACCCGGCAgagctcgtcttcggccgcAAGTTCACCG ACCACATGCTTACCATCGAATGGAACCAAGAACAGGGCTGGCTCGATCCCAAGATTGTCCCCTACCAGAACCTCTCCCTCGATCCTGCAACCTGCGTATTCCACTACGCCTTTGAGTGCTTCGAGGGCATGAAGGCctacaaggacaaggacggcaaggtcaGGCTCTTCCGCCCGGACAAGAACATGGCTCGCCTCAACAAGTCGGCCGCCCGCATCGCCCTGCCCACCTTTGAGCCCACCTCTCTGATCGACCTCATCTCCAAATTTGTCCAGCTCGATAAGCACTACATCCCCGACGAGCGCGGCTACTCCCTCTACCTCCGCCCTACCATGATCGGCACCCAAAAGaccctcggcgtcggccccCCCGGCTCCGCCCTGCTTTACGTCATTGCCTCACCCGTCGGTCCCTACTACCCGACCGGCTTCAAGGCCGTCTCCCTCGAGGCCACTGACTACGCCGTTCGCGCCTggcccggcggcgtcggtgacAAGAAGCTCGGCGCAAACTACGCGCCGTGCATCGTGCCCCAGCTTGAGGCCGCCAGCCGCGGTCACCAGCAGAACCTGTGGCTCTTTGGTGAAGAGGAGTACGTCACCGAGGTCGGCACCATGAACATGTTTGCCGCCATCAAGAACAAGGAGACGGGCCAGAAGGAGCTCGTCACCGCGCCCCTCGACGGCACCATTCTTGAGGGTGTCACCCGCGACTCTGTCTTGTCCCTGGCCCGCGAGAGGCTGGTGCCTGAGGGATGGATGGTCTCGGAGCGCAAGTACACCATGaaggagctcgacgaggccgcttCCGAGGGCCGTCTCATTGAGGCCTTTGGCGCTGGCACTGCTGCCATTGTCAGCCCCATCCGTACGATTGCTTGGAAGGGCAAGTCTATCAACTGCGGCCTTTCCGAGTCTGAGGAGTCTGGTGAAATTGCCCTGAGAATGAAGGGCTGGATGGAGGCGAGACAGTATGGTGACGAGGAGCACGAGTGGAGCTACGTTGCTGCGTAA
- a CDS encoding Cytochrome P450: MGFNVVPVSIASIAVWLLYQFILYPLFLSPLSKLAAPHWSCHISPLWILYTRKTNCQNGTLHQAHLRLGPVVRIAPNELSVDGYDALKTVYQGGFEKDEWYSIFDNYG, encoded by the coding sequence ATGGGGTTCAACGTAGTTCCTGTCTCAATCGCGAGCATCGCCGTCTGGCTGCTCTACCAGTTCATCCTCTatcctctcttcctttccccGTTGTCCAAGCTCGCCGCTCCGCATTGGTCGTGTCACATCTCACCTCTATGGATCCTCTACACTAGGAAGACGAACTGCCAGAATGGGACCCTTCATCAAGCACACCTCCGACTGGGCCCGGTCGTGAGAATCGCCCCCAACGAGCTAAGCGTTGACGGCTACGATGCCCTCAAGACGGTGTATCAAGGCGGGTTCGAAAAGGATGAGTGGTACTCCATCTTTGACAACTATGGGTGA
- a CDS encoding DNA replication factor Dna2, whose amino-acid sequence MPLKKSYSEHNRSWQRSKSNPVNVGTSRPLAPVSDKTKSKLNQFQFQSVAKTEASDQENGTENEDGIRQTRDGAAITPTTKLSWHDLMESNAPKDQDKQKSPSERILWNNERDKDDRTYAAALSPMMPRKGRKRARSSSPISSPAPHTKPATPTVNVKKLSEALKSPHADPTLELWDRFSLANNGNVTPLGITNPALANLMFSSSPRITKNAAPLASDSSLRRAISCGLNWPKRRRVDRSDTPTLTSTLTRETTDSSKNSLVTALLDTVTGSMHECSPPQESEPSVDHEPESPSPTKRKTTTTRPLSFSPSRNPPNLLPHANTTNPSVAKDLGLDVKPKAVSAESDYGDVDFDEFDEFDDDTFLELEASISLSNSNQDALQSTPTPARPIEIDQPYRQDDTNVDDEFGDLDDDIFEAAESIIGNAELNAVSRTPTAAEPPAAAAVNVLPQDDLEDVFGDDFGGDFDFDAAELAATQSAQQPHTSSTTATSQKPKAIQRYLVTNVLDHDYTDERGLSRLEKILIVQADNTKSTRTIHLRGDWYETPAHPKAYVHVIGTFSPSGQCTIDDSHNILILHPDQLISATVVADSFTCIRRAVLQDRVKATSEATAPLVYGTMLHEIFQEALMANQWDLRFLSGVIDRVMEKHIEDLYKIKVSTSIAKEHLQSKMTELSCWASTFVASQPRPDAVVLDRNGKKANMCVSKLLDVEEHVWSPMYGLKGNIDATVQVTMRDGKDVKTLTVPFEVKTGKHANSNHMAQTALYNLLLSDRYDLNIVYGILYYMETSQTMRIPTIRHELRHMIMQRNQLACHIRERSVQLPSMKRSKNMCGKCYAKTSCFIYHKLADGGDGETSGMDKGFDEVVKHLTPKHQEFFLKWENLLTKEEKETQKLKRELWTMVSQDREKVGRCFSDVIIEEGSWSEALGTSKINRFSYTFVKRAPNPSHSFLESQLAVGEPIVVSDEQGHFALALGYVTSVRKQRITVAVDRRLHNARIKQPGFDESDNQVFASIMEVVPEGCTADQSQGKIKQAPIRYRLDKDEFSNGMATVRNNLVQTMAEGVFGSREIRRAVVDLVPPRFKTAPTQYVVADRQSLNVDQHRAIEKVMSAEDYALVLGMPGTGKTTTIAHIIRALVSQGKSVLLTSYTHTAVDNILLKLKNDKTPVLRLGAPAKVHPEVQQFAILAGQPMNSFEQIKEAWHDTPIVATTCLGVGHALFNERTFDYCIVDEASQITLPICLGPIRMAKTFVLVGDHNQLPPLVQNEEAREGGLDVSLFKLLSDTHPDSVVNLEHQYRMCEDIMTLSNTLIYHGRLRCGTEELRFKKLDVPNMNAIKNLHYDSTSMLRLGTSKPFCTSMAESCCWLRDLIDSEARVRFVNTDTLQPLTREEAKGNRIVNPAEARIVVQLVESLLTVGVPDGEIGVMTHYRSQLSLLKHGLRGHVGVEMHTADRFQGRDKDVVILSLVRSNENCSIGELLKDWRRINVAFTRAKTKLLVIGSKNTLKGSGKAEMLSKFIGLMEERDWIYDLPPDALESHFFDDAATQLTASGISPNKVRNTSLKWGTNPCKGPKLGLGVDKENRRPEPKRARIGEKTKAFAASRAFGVHRAVGKSAANDANSDYRAPAKRNPQTPPNPLLDLRQLGRLKSPTPAKHEEPCPNRTMTAIRPTTAIRAARAIKTTAPSARAFSVTARRAGGGSDFDPPTGWLWGVKPGEKYEKEGWETPFYTLFCGGIIATGVVLAFKPDTSLDTWALEEARRRLEKEGILPDPEK is encoded by the exons ATGCCTCTCAAGAAGTCGTACTCGGAGCAC AATCGCTCGTGGCAACGCTCCAAGAGCAACCCAGTCAATGTCGGAACATCACGGCCTCTCGCTCCCGTATCCGACAAGACGAAGAGCAAGCTGAACCAATTCCAGTTTCAGTCCGTAGCCAAGACCGAGGCTTCAGACCAAGAAAATGGCACCGAAAACGAAGACGGCATCCGACAGACTCGAgatggcgccgccatcacccCGACAACGAAGTTGAGCTGGCACGACCTGATGGAGTCAAACGCGCCCAAAGACCAAGACAAACAAAAGTCACCTAGCGAGCGCATTCTTTGGAACAATGAGCGGGACAAGGATGATCGAACGTATGCCGCTGCTCTTTCGCCGATGATGCCCCGCAAAGGTCGCAAAAGGGccaggagctcgtcgcccATTTCATCTCCTGCACCACACACAAAACCTGCTACGCCGACGGTCAATGTGAAGAAGCTCAGCGAGGCACTCAAGTCGCCACATGCTGATCCAACCTTGGAGCTCTGGGATCGTTTCTCTCTTGCCAACAATGGCAATGTAACGCCTCTGGGCATCACGAACCCGGCTCTCGCCAATCTGATGTTTTCATCGTCTCCGCGAATCACCAAAAACGCAGCCCCTCTTGCGAGCGACAGCAGCTTACGAAGGGCGATCAGTTGCGGACTTAATTGGccaaagagaagaagagtCGACCGCTCGGATACACCCACACTGACTAGCACTTTGACCCGGGAGACGACCGACAGCTCAAAGAACTCGCTGGTAACGGCGCTGTTAGATACTGTTACTGGCAGTATGCACGAATGCAGCCCGCCACAGGAGTCAGAGCCATCTGTGGACCATGAGCCTGAATCACCAAGTCCCACCAAAAGAAAGACCACGACAACACGGCCTCTATCGTTCTCGCCATCACGAAACCCACCGAACCTACTCCCTCATGCTAACACCACCAACCCTAGTGTTGCAAAAGACCTAGGACTAGATGTGAAGCCGAAGGCGGTTTCGGCAGAATCGGACTATGGCGACGTTGACTTTGACGAGTTCGACGAGTTCGATGACGACACGTTTCTAGAGCTCGAGGCCAGCATTAGCCTCTCGAATTCGAATCAAGACGCCCTGCAGAGTACTCCAACACCCGCACGCCCTATTGAAATTGACCAGCCCTATCGGCAAGATGATACCAACGTGGATGACGAGTTCGGCGACTTGGATGACGACATCTTCGAAGCTGCGGAGAGTATTATCGGCAATGCGGAATTAAATGCCGTATCTCGAACACCGACTGCCGCAGAACCACCTGCTGCGGCAGCCGTCAATGTCTTGCCGCAAGATGACCTTGAGGATGTCTTCGGGGATGACTTCGGTGGAGACTTCGATTTCGACGCAGCAGAGCTTGCGGCAACGCAATCGGCCCAGCAACCCCACACGTCGTCCACAACAGCT ACCAGCCAAAAGCCTAAAGCCATTCAGAGATATCTGGTGACCAACGTCTTAGACCACGATTACACAGACGAGCGTGGGCTGTCCCGGCTGGAAAAA ATTTTGATTGTTCAGGCCGACAACACCAAGTCCACGAGGACGATTCATCTCCGGGGCGACTGGTATGAAACGCCTGCGCACCCGAAGGCATACGTACACGTCATTGGGACGTTTTCGCCGAGTGGTCAATGTACCATTGACGATTCGCACAACATCTTGATATTGCATCCAGATCAGTTGATATCGGCCACTGTCGTAGCCGATTCATTTACCTGCATACGTCGAGCCGTATTGCAAGACCGCGTAAAAGCGACCAGTGAGGCGACTGCACCTTTGGTCTACGGCACAATGCTCCATGAAATCTTCCAAGAAGCCCTCATGGCGAACCAATGGGATCTGCGGTTTCTCAGCGGCGTCATTGATAGAGTTATGGAGAAGCACATTGAAGATTTGTATAAAATAAAGGTCAGCACAAGCATTGCTAAGGAACATCTCCAGTCGAAGATGACGGAGTTGAGTTGCTGGGCCTCGACTTTTGTAGCATCTCAGCCAAGA CCTGACGCTGTTGTACTTGATCGCAATGGAAAGAAGGCGAACATGTGCGTCAGCAAGCTgctcgatgtcgaggaaCACGTCTGGTCACCCATGTACGGACTCAAAGGCAACATTGATGCAACCGTGCAAGTCACGATGAGGGACGGCAAGGACGTCAAGACACTGACGGTCCCATTTGAAGTCAAGACGGGCAAGCACGCCAACAGCAACCACATGGCCCAAACCGCGCTCTACAACCTCCTTCTTTCCGACCGATACGATCTCAACATTGTCTACGGTATCCTCTACTACATGGAAACGTCACAAACCATGCGCATCCCAACGATTCGGCACGAGTTACGACACATGATCATGCAGCGGAACCAGTTAGCGTGTCATATCCGAGAACGCAGCGTTCAGCTCCCATCGATGAAGAGGAGCAAGAATATGTGCGGAAAGTGCTATGCGAAGACGTCTTGTTTCATTTACCACAAGTTGGCCGATGGCGGTGATGGGGAGACGAGCGGCATGGACAAGGGTTTCGACGAGGTTGTCAAGCACCTTACGCCGAAGCATCAAGAATTCTTCCTTAAATGGGAGAATCTCTTGAccaaagaagagaaggaaacGCAGAAATTGAAAAGGGAACTCTGGACGATGGTGAGCCAGGACCGGGAGAAGGTGGGAAGATGCTTCTCCGACGTCATCATCGAAGAGGGTTCTTGGTCCGAGGCCCTTGGAACCTCAAAGATCAATCGCTTCAGCTATACCTTCGTCAAACGAGCTCCGAACCCAAGCCATTCTTTCCTGGAGTCTCAACTGGCTGTCGGGGAGCCCATTGTCGTATCGGACGAGCAAGGCCATTttgcccttgccctgggCTACGTTACCTCCGTTCGCAAACAAAGGATTACTGTTGCAGTCGACCGGCGCCTACACAACGCACGCATCAAACAACCGGGTTTTGACGAATCTGACAACCAGGTGTTTGCTAGCATCATGGAGGTTGTCCCAGAGGGCTGCACCGCAGATCAATCTCAGGGCAAGATCAAACAGGCGCCTATCCGATATCGACTCGATAAGGACGAATTCAGCAATGGCATGGCTACTGTCCGCAACAACCTCGTTCAGACCATGGCCGAAGGCGTCTTCGGGTCTCGAGAGATTCGACGTGCCGTGGTGGACCTAGTGCCGCCGAGGTTCAAGACAGCGCCTACACAATACGTTGTCGCCGACAGACAGTCCCTGAACGTCGACCAGCACAGAGCCATCGAGAAGGTGATGAGCGCCGAGGATTACGCGCTAGTGCTTGGTATGCCTGGTACGGGCAAGACGACCACCATCGCTCACATCATTCGGGCTTTGGTGTCTCAAGGCAAGAGTGTTCTACTTACTTCATACACGCACACCGCTGTCGACAACATTCTTCTGAAGCTTAAAAACGACAAAACGCCGGTTCTACGTCTTGGAGCACCCGCCAAGGTTCATCCAGAGGTTCAACAGTTTGCAATTCTGGCTGGTCAACCTATGAATTCCTTCGAACAGATCAAGGAAGCTTGGCACGACACGCCGATCGTAGCAACCACTTGCCTCGGCGTTGGACATGCGCTTTTCAACGAACGCACTTTTGACTACTGCATTGTCGACGAGGCGTCCCAAATCACACTGCCAATCTGCCTCGGACCGATCCGGATGGCCAAGACATTTGTTCTCGTCGGAGACCATAACCAACTTCCGCCCCTCGTTCAAAATGAAGAGGCCCGGGAGGGCGGTCTTGACGTGAGCTTGTTCAAGCTTCTCTCTGACACGCACCCGGATTCAGTGGTCAACCTGGAGCATCAGTACCGCATGTGTGAAGACATCATGACCCTCAGCAACACACTCATCTACCATGGGCGACTGCGATGCGGTACTGAAGAGTTGCGTTTTAAGAAACTCGACGTGCCAAACATGAACGCAATCAAGAACCTCCACTACGACTCGACGTCGATGCTCAGGCTAGGGACATCGAAGCCATTTTGCACATCCATGGCTGaaagctgctgctggctaCGAGACTTGATAGACAGCGAAGCTCGGGTAAGGTTCGTCAACACCGACACCCTGCAACCTCTCACTCGAGAGGAGGCGAAGGGCAATCGGATCGTCAACCCTGCTGAGGCACGCATCGTTGTTCAGCTCGTCGAGAGCCTTCTTACGGTAGGGGTGCCTGACGGAGAAATCGGAGTGATGACACATTATCGCTCTCAACTGTCATTGCTGAAGCATGGTCTCCGTGGCCATGTAGGCGTGGAGATGCACACTGCCGACCGATTCCAGGGGCGAGACAAGGACGTTGTCATTCTCTCGTTGGTTCGCAGTAACGAGAACTGCAGTATTGGCGAGCTGTTGAAAGACTGGCGACGCATCAATGTCGCCTTCACTCGTGCCAAGACTAAGCTACTTGTTATTGGAAGCAAAAACACCTTGAAGGGCAGCGGAAAGGCCGAAATGCTCAGCAAGTTCATCGGTCTAATGGAGGAACGAGACTGGATCTACGACTTGCCGCCTGACGCTCTGGAGAGTCACTTCTTCGATGACGCAGCAACACAATTGACCGCCAGCGGAATCTCTCCCAACAAGGTGAGAAACACCAGCCTAAAATGGGGGACCAATCCATGCAAAGGTCCGAAATTGGGCCTGGGCGTCGACAAAGAGAATCGTCGACCTGAGCCCAAGAGGGCAAGAATTGGAGAAAAG ACAAAAGCGTTTGCAGCATCGAGAGCATTTGGTGTGCATCGAGCTGTTGGAAAGTCGG CTGCCAACGACGCAAACTCCGACTACCGCGCGCCCGCGAAACGCAACCCCCAAACCCCGCCTAATCCATTACTAGATCTACGTCAACTGGGTCGTCTCAAATCTCCCACCCCCGCGAAGCACGAGGAACCTTGTCCAAACCgaacgatgacggcgatACGTCCGACTACGGCcatccgcgccgcccgcgccatCAAGACCACCGCTCCATCCGCGAGGGCCTTCTCTGTGACGGCCCGCCGCGCAGGCGGCGGCTCCGACTTTGACCCTCCTACCGGCTGGCTCTGGGGCGTCAAGCCCGGCGAGAAGTACGAGAAGGAAGGCTGGGAGACGCCCTTCTACACCCTCTTCTGTGGAGGCATCATTGCTACCGGCGTTGTCCTTGCCTTCAAGCCTGACACTTC CCTCGACACCTGGGCtctcgaggaggccagacGGAGATTAGAAAAGGAGGGCATCCTGCCGGACCCCGAGAAGTGA